A region from the Lolium perenne isolate Kyuss_39 chromosome 4, Kyuss_2.0, whole genome shotgun sequence genome encodes:
- the LOC127332470 gene encoding zinc transporter 2 isoform X2, whose product MAPLTSSRVHLLLLWLCAAASTAWAHGGGGDDDGDADADGAGGGEKPNLRARGLVAAKLWCLAVVFVGTLAGGVSPYFMRWNEAFLALGTQFAGGVFLGTAMMHFLSDANETFQDLVPDKAYPFAFMLACAGYVLTMLAECAISFVVARGRTAPAAAPTPTAGALEEGKLMGTNGNSSQPQTADAHGDHSAASMLRNASTLGDSILLIAALCFHSVFEGIAIGVAETKADAWKALWTISLHKIFAAIAMGIALLRMLPNRPLLSCFAYAFAFAISSPIGVGIGIIIDATTQGKVADWIFAISMGFATGIFIYVSINHLLSKGYKPQRPVAADTPIGRWLAVVLGVGVIAVVMIWDT is encoded by the exons ATGGCCCCGCTCACCAGCTCCCGCGTCCACCTCCTCCTACTCTGGCTCTGCGCGGCCGCCAGCACGGCCTGGGCCCATGGCGGCGggggcgacgacgacggcgacgcggacgcggacggagccggcggcgGCGAGAAGCCGAACCTGCGGGCGCGGGGGCTGGTGGCGGCGAAGCTCTGGTGCCTGGCCGTGGTGTTCGTCGGCACGCTGGCCGGCGGCGTGTCCCCCTACTTCATGCGCTGGAACGAGGCCTTCCTCGCGCTGGGCACGCAGTTCGCCGGGGGCGTCTTCCTCGGCACCGCCATGATGCACTTCCTCAGCGACGCCAACGAGACCTTCCAAGACCTCGTCCCGGACAAGGCCTACCCGTTCGCCTTCATGCTCGCCTGCGCCGGGTACGTCCTCACCATGCTCGCCGAGTGCGCCATCTCCTTCGTCGTCGCGCGCGGCAGGACCGCGCCGGCGGCCGCCCCGACCCCAACCGCAG GGGCGCTGGAAGAAGGCAAGCTGATGGGCACGAatggcaacagctctcaaccacaAACAGCT GACGCACACGGCGATCACTCCGCCGCATCCATGCTGCGCAACGCCAGCACCCTCGGCGACAGCATACTCCTCATCGCTGCGCTCTGCTTTCACTCCGTCTTCGAAGGCATCGCCATCGGAGTCGCTG AGACGAAGGCCGACGCGTGGAAGGCGTTGTGGACCATCAGCCTGCACAAGATCTTCGCGGCCATCGCCATGGGCATTGCGCTGCTGCGGATGCTCCCCAACCGCCCCCTCCTCTCCTGCTTCGCCTACGCATTTGCCTTCGCCATCTCCAGCCCCATTGGCGTCGGCATCGGCATCATCATCGACGCAACCACGCAGGGTAAGGTGGCAGATTGGATCTTCGCCATCTCCATGGGGTTCGCCACGGGCATCTTCATATACGTCTCAATCAACCACCTCCTCTCCAAGGGGTACAAGCCCCAGAGGCCCGTGGCAGCTGACACGCCCATCGGCCGGTGGCTCGCCGTTGTGCTTGGCGTGGGTGTTATCGCCGTTGTCATGATATGGGACACCTGA
- the LOC127332470 gene encoding zinc transporter 2 isoform X1, whose protein sequence is MAPLTSSRVHLLLLWLCAAASTAWAHGGGGDDDGDADADGAGGGEKPNLRARGLVAAKLWCLAVVFVGTLAGGVSPYFMRWNEAFLALGTQFAGGVFLGTAMMHFLSDANETFQDLVPDKAYPFAFMLACAGYVLTMLAECAISFVVARGRTAPAAAPTPTAGALEEGKLMGTNGNSSQPQTAVTDAHGDHSAASMLRNASTLGDSILLIAALCFHSVFEGIAIGVAETKADAWKALWTISLHKIFAAIAMGIALLRMLPNRPLLSCFAYAFAFAISSPIGVGIGIIIDATTQGKVADWIFAISMGFATGIFIYVSINHLLSKGYKPQRPVAADTPIGRWLAVVLGVGVIAVVMIWDT, encoded by the exons ATGGCCCCGCTCACCAGCTCCCGCGTCCACCTCCTCCTACTCTGGCTCTGCGCGGCCGCCAGCACGGCCTGGGCCCATGGCGGCGggggcgacgacgacggcgacgcggacgcggacggagccggcggcgGCGAGAAGCCGAACCTGCGGGCGCGGGGGCTGGTGGCGGCGAAGCTCTGGTGCCTGGCCGTGGTGTTCGTCGGCACGCTGGCCGGCGGCGTGTCCCCCTACTTCATGCGCTGGAACGAGGCCTTCCTCGCGCTGGGCACGCAGTTCGCCGGGGGCGTCTTCCTCGGCACCGCCATGATGCACTTCCTCAGCGACGCCAACGAGACCTTCCAAGACCTCGTCCCGGACAAGGCCTACCCGTTCGCCTTCATGCTCGCCTGCGCCGGGTACGTCCTCACCATGCTCGCCGAGTGCGCCATCTCCTTCGTCGTCGCGCGCGGCAGGACCGCGCCGGCGGCCGCCCCGACCCCAACCGCAG GGGCGCTGGAAGAAGGCAAGCTGATGGGCACGAatggcaacagctctcaaccacaAACAGCTGTAACT GACGCACACGGCGATCACTCCGCCGCATCCATGCTGCGCAACGCCAGCACCCTCGGCGACAGCATACTCCTCATCGCTGCGCTCTGCTTTCACTCCGTCTTCGAAGGCATCGCCATCGGAGTCGCTG AGACGAAGGCCGACGCGTGGAAGGCGTTGTGGACCATCAGCCTGCACAAGATCTTCGCGGCCATCGCCATGGGCATTGCGCTGCTGCGGATGCTCCCCAACCGCCCCCTCCTCTCCTGCTTCGCCTACGCATTTGCCTTCGCCATCTCCAGCCCCATTGGCGTCGGCATCGGCATCATCATCGACGCAACCACGCAGGGTAAGGTGGCAGATTGGATCTTCGCCATCTCCATGGGGTTCGCCACGGGCATCTTCATATACGTCTCAATCAACCACCTCCTCTCCAAGGGGTACAAGCCCCAGAGGCCCGTGGCAGCTGACACGCCCATCGGCCGGTGGCTCGCCGTTGTGCTTGGCGTGGGTGTTATCGCCGTTGTCATGATATGGGACACCTGA